AATGCCATccgtaattttctttttctctatttaccaaattttattaaatttgacgaaaccaaaaaataaaaataaaaataaaaataaataggcTCACCAGCCAATTAGGAAGTTGAAAATTGACAGCCTAACCCTCACCCGACtttcttattcaattaaataattggGTAGGTGATGAAGTCtgccttttatttatttgttgtttcATTTGGTTGAAAATCCAATTGCTTCGAATAACTTCAACAATTGTCCAACCAAAAAGTTAACCTAATTTTATTGGGTTTtctgaaaatttattataatattttttatgcttcTACTATTGGTTTGGTCCTATATTCTTCTTAAAATTTATGTAAGCTCTACTCAAAATccaaatgatattaattttattattattgtttttttttctctcaagagaaaatatatattaacaaaaaaataacgaGCCTATAAAAGAGACTCGAAGACAGTCTATGCTTATTCTATCCAAGAAAAGGACAACAAACAAATTGGGCAAGATTCCACTTGCACAAACCAacctaaaaactaaaatctttttttttttttgaaaacttatcaAAGTTTTTACAATAATAGGGTTCAAAAGgacaaaattgatttttctctattatatatatatatatatatatatatatatatatatataaacccacATTTGGAgcattttcttataaatatattgCATATGTTGAAATATGTCAAAAGAGAAATTACAATTGGATTGTCATTTTCAAGAATGAAAAATTTGGACATGTAATTCTCTAATTActatgacaaaaataaattgttaacGCAAATGTATACGATCGATATCAAtcacaaaaattacaaaaagaaaaattatcttcCCTTGGATAGGCCACCCTTTTGGAGATGTTTCCCACTCGATTCATAAGAGCATTGCTCTCAAGTGACTTTTTCATTTAGATTGTTTGCATGATACCATggtattaaattatcaatttatagcAAATAAAGGGAAGGTTGGTTGAACGAGGGGATGCCAACCAAATGGTGTCATTATTCGGCCAAATAGGATTTTAACGATTTGGCTAGATTGAGCCAAAACCTTGTGATTCGTCAATATAGCGGTTTGGAGTTACACGATTCAATCAATAATGATTAATACAACAACATTTGATCGTAAACCTACCCCTAGATACCAAGGTTTAGGGTATAAATAGAAAAACattactttaaataaaataacacaacaaTACAAAAATTCGATAAGAATTGGGAAATGTTAAAACAAAGtgaatataaaaatgaataaagacGAAAATAGTTTATGTCATTAgattcaaacaatatttttactAGTAAGAATACTTGAAAGTGAAAAAGTGTTGTTTgcttaaaggaaaaattaagTGTTTGTTGTCATTTTAAAGATTAATGAAGTTTATTTATGACCAATTTTGCTTGTATTTTACTTTGTCaccaaaaatattgttttaaccaGTATTTTGAGTgcattttactttatttttaattaataaaattatatgtatacatgtgTTGATACGtaatttagttatataaataatatattttaatataattttaaattaaaaataaaaaatctaattatataataatatatcatcaatataattaaattgtattatatatataggattttttttaatgaataataaagTGGAATGATGGGAGTGgtattgaaaattgattttaaattcaatgttcatataataaaaaaaaagacaattatCTTCAACGTATTAATATACTAATAATGGCAGGTTAAGACAACTTAAATTTAAAGTGTAagactaatttttgttaaaatttttaattaaaagtaagggtaagattataattttatcacttaattataaaaatttatatcatttttttttgttagtttagaaaactcataatttttctcatttttaaattttaaaaaatttatttttctctcatatttttagggtttcatCTTTAGTGGCTCTAAGGAATCTGCTATCTACTGATCTTCTCTGATGGTTTTAGGGAATTCGATCACTAAATCATTATTCTTCAAATCGTTGGATTTAGACGACAAAACATTGTTTATAAGATGAAGGACGATGTTTCGCTGTCTAAATTGGGCAATTTGGCAGATGATGACTCAGTAGCCAAATTTTTTAGAGCTACTAGAAATGAAATCctagaaatgaagaaaaaaataaatttttcaaagtttaattacgagagaaattgtgagttttataaattaaaacggtaaaataatataattttttagagttttagagtttagtgataaaataatgattttatttttgtttttaataaaaaatatcatcaaaaattaatttataaataaatatttaaaattttaaaatattataaaaatatttttaaaattaaagaaaaatttaggtaaaaaataaatcttttgacctaaTTAAAAAGGAAGATAAAAACAgataattgtaaataaaaaattccaatTCTACAGTGATAACTCGAAAATCAATCACATCAAATTCCATTTACCCAAgcttaaattaatcaaaattaaaattaaaattaaaattaaaattaaaatcacatgtattaattaaaaggtAATCAATTTGGCAGACCGAAAAAGAAGCAGCAGCTTTTATCTGTATATTTCTTTATCTGACCCATCTCTGTTCCGACCTCCTTTCATAGTCATGTTATCGTAACTCTGAAATCTCTCTCTGCAATAATATTTtacagaaacaagaaaaaagaagacaaatttttaaaacccctctctctctccctctctctttctATTTCTCTCTTGTGCACGTTTCAGCAAGTGTTGCAGAAAGTTTTGTGTCTCAGATCCCGATATACTGCTGCCAATCTGCTATGCTGCACCATTAACGAGAATACActgttcctttttctttctagtaAACCATCAGTATTCATTTCTCTGTGGTTGTGGTTGTGGTCCTCTTctatttgtttccttttcttgaaTTGTGCAAACTACATACATATATACTCTCTTCTAGGTTTTATTTTGTGAACAAATGCAAGAACCGGGTTTGGGTATAATGGGCGGTGGCGTTGGTGGTGGTGGGGGTGAAGTTTCCGGTGACCAAAGTCAGCGGCAACTGAAGGCTGAGATAGCCACTCACCCACTTTATGAACAGCTATTAGCAGCTCATGTTTCGTGTCTGCGTGTGGCAACACCCATTGATCAATTGCCTCTAATTGATGCGCAGTTGTCTCAGTCTCACCAGCTTCAAAGGTCTTATGCTTCTCACCATCATCAACACTCACTTTCTCCCCATGAAAGACAGGACCTCGATAACTTCTTGGTACGTCTATCCATTAATTTACTaccttaattttttcttttttagatatgggtgatgatttttcatatattgTACAAACAGATGCttaattgtttcattatttaCAGGCACAATATTTGATAGTTTTATGTACTTTCAAAGATCAGCTTCAGCAGCACGTCAGAGTCCATGCCGTTGAAGCTGTCATGGCCTGCCGTGAAATCGAAAATACCTTACAAGCTTTCACCGGTAAGCCctatctttttatcttctttactATTAAGAATAAtgcatacaaaaaataatatggTAGTTATGAAAGAACATCAAGTTTGTTGCagcatataatattatattatattatataatatttgatgtCGTTGTTGTTGATAGCGTTTTGATGCCTACCACGTTTGGTAGACAAAGAAGATAAGCATTTTCATTTGGGGTTTCTTGTAAGTTTGGGAATTGAGAGATTAGATCCGTACAGGGTGTTGGGTGAGCACTAAATAGGTAATTGTAGGACCTATATATTAATCAATATgtatcataattatttaaaaatagcAGTTGGTTTGTTTGGTCACCTCCGCCGCCTTCAGCACCATCCGAAATGCTTATTAGCTATAGAAAAGGAGTTATAGTTCTTCGTAGCTTGCTTAATTTGTTTGGTGGTTTCCCCCCTTAATTATTGAGTTAGCTTTTAAGGTTTTATGTTCAATCTTAAATTGATTATaaggtaaaataatcaatttcttTATGGCAGATTCTATCTTTGGGGCAATTAACGAAATTCATAGCTAGCCTAActggttaaattaaaaaaacaaaatagataaatgaagCTTTGTTGATGATTTCCATGACTACATTGTTAGTCCTGTAAAAACTGGCCCAATTTGCTTAGAATATTGAGCAGCTTGAGTGCATAGAAATGCTGAAACATTTTCGGCTAACCTCGTTAGTATGGTTGAACCTAAACATGTCAGTGTCATTGAAATTTATGTATAAGCAATTAAGCACAATTATATCTAGGTATTTTAATGTCATTGTGTTGGAATTTGTATAAGTTAAAGAGCTAACTTTCTTTCTGAGGAGCCCGATAATACATATacaatttggttaattttgtgtgattaattcagtttaaaaaagatgatattatttgaatgaagttctttgttatcaaactaaaaatatatagttaaaaaagaaaatgaacaacAAATTATTCGTgattaataaaaacattttattaatataatatgtacaaaatgagaatatatttgaaaaggaggaagcctttttttaattattgatattttagcaattaaggaaaaaattctaagaacaaaacttaattataatgGGAGGATTTCTACTTGTATATCACAAGTTGGTTCTTGGTATAAAAATATGCTCTTTCCTTTAGAATCACCAATTAGCATCAATTCTTGATAGAGAATATTATGGGAGATGTTGAGTTATGAGAATAAAGTATAAGTATCTTTAATATTCTCTGAGGATTAAATTTTGGTATCCAGTTTTTGAGCCcccacatatatatatactcatttgttgGTGTGTGGGCCACGATGGCCTGAAGTTGCTTAAAACTTTGTTGGATGATTCATGAACCTGTCACATAACAACGATTTGGCTTATCTTTTCAAGTGAGTCTACCAGTAGTCAAATTGGATTCCATTTGCATCAATTGTATAAAGCTAACAAACCCAGTTGTCAGTAGAGGCATAAAATTATTTCCATAAACCTTTTAGCTCATTTCCTTCAAATCATTAACCTTGTACCCACGGTTTGTTGTAAATGGGTGCTTGTTTTCTTTAAACCATCAATTATCTGTCCATTTAGCTAAGAAAGTAAGCATTTCTGCTTTAGCAAGACAAAGCTTTAATTGAGTTCATTTCTATAATGTATTGCTCAACTTTATTAACAATTTGTAACTTGTTAGACAAGGTATTCATTATAGTATCATTTGTAACAATCTCTCTAGGGGCGGAATGTGTATTCCCGCCCTAAATTCAATGatgtttttcacattttaagttCGAAAAATCTATTTTTCCACCCTCTCTTAAACTTGTTcctaaattttgttgaattttttctttttataaatctAGTGAAGAcacaaaaatattctttatgttTGCTGAAGCTGAATAATGATTGCCCCAAAAAATGTTCTAAACTTTAACTCCTTGCATATTAAACTCTACCACCACCCAAACCTTCCATTTCAAACCCCACCGCCATCCCTCTCCATGTGAACAACCACCACCACAGACTTTCTTACATCGTAAAACCACCACCACCTTACCTTATAACCATTTTTATTTGCTTCACAATCtttaacaacataaaaaataacttatatGGAATCAAATTAAAGCACTATTATTGGCAACATAaacaaaatagaagaaaaaattatggaAGCAAGTGGGAGAAGGTGTGATTCTAATGTGGATTTGAAATGGTTGAATTCAAGCTGTATTTATAGGTTTATGAATGAAGTAAAGAGATGAAAGATAACATTAATATAAAGCAATCAACACCAATTTTTTGCTTGAGGTGTGAGAATAATTTCAAAGgtgattaataaattaaactgtTGGCAACCACGACTAACTAAATCTGTTGTTGTCATCTTGTTGCCTACACGAGCCCTAGTCCGTTAGCTTCTAGATCTCGCTCAAATCAATTAGCCCAAATCTTAATTTCTCCCACTTGGGTGTTTTTTGATGGATTAGGGTTAGGTTATCTAGAAAGGAATGCTAATATGGTGTGTGGAAATGctaataagaaaaagaatactAAGCAATGGTGGAAATTTTGACCTAAAAAAGAGAATGCAACACTGGTGGAGGTGGTGTCAATGATTTGCAAAAGACTCTTTCTTGTTTcactttttgccttttttgCAGAATTTTGAGAGTATGATTGAACTTTGTAAGAATGCTTGTATTTATGAAAACCATGAAGATTTAACTTTCTATAGATACATGGTTTCTCCTTATTACTTATATTCGAGACAACCCATGTCATGCTTtatcaaaattagattttctctttataaattACAGTACAACAATTTCCTTCCCTATAGGCAAGCATCATACACGAATAAGATAGGATGAAATCTTGTAGTGTAAGAGGCAATGACTAAAGTGTTAGGTGGAATTCTTAATATAATTAGGATACTATTCGATACAATTAGGATATATGCTTTCAGATTCGGAGACTCTCCATGGGTGTTTTTCAGtagccaagaaaaaaaaaaggataaaacaatataaagtaatcaaggtgaaaatataatttatttatactgtTAGAAGTAcaattgatattaattatattatatattatataaagtgataaaaatgCCCTTTCAAGATTTACTTCTTAGGATGGATGGAAATAAAgactttcaaattaaagagtgaaaaaatcatcattttatcatactttcaaatatatatatatatatatatatatatatatatatatatatatatatatatatatatatatatatatatattctaagaataattttaaatgctAAAACATGTATATTTTGGTAGGGTTTTTTATGATctaaagtaaaatgatattCCATATTTTCAGGAGTAACATTGGGTGAAGGAACAGGTGCAACGATGTCGGATGATGAGGATGAACTACAGATGGATTTCTCTCTTGATCAATCTGCTTCTGAAGGCCATGACTTGATGGGTTTTGGACCATTGCTTCCAACTGAATCAGAAAGATCTCTAATGGAGAGGGTTCGTCAGGAGTTGAAGATTGAACTGAAGCAGGTGATTATCTTCGCTGGATATTATTCTTCAAACAACATCATAACAATTTCTGTTTTATGTGAAGACACTAAATATAGAAGCAACTAGATTAAACAATGCCATTGATtgagtttcattttttatactatttctGGAAATGCACTATCATTTCAACGCAGGGTTTTAAATCAAGAATTGAAGATGTGAGAGAGGAAATACTAAGAAAAAGAAGGGCTGGGAAATTACCAGGTGACACAACTACTGTGCTAAAAAATTGGTGGCAACAACACTCAAAGTGGCCATATCCAACTGTAAGTATAGgataaaacttgaaaaagaaaactgaaaacTCTTTTGACTGACACATAAATATACGTGGACTTACGTGAGACATGCAGGAAGATGACAAGGCAAAACTGGTGGAGGAGACAGGTTTGCAGCTAAAGCAAATCAACAACTGGTTCATCAACCAGAGGAAACGCAACTGGCATAGCAACTCTCAGTCTGTCACCTCCTTAAAATCAAAGCGCAAAAGGTAGTAAGAAAGACCATGTGATTTTATTGGAAGTACTATTGAAGAAGGAAGATTATATGATGGTGTCAATATAAGATGTTTTGTGACCCTGGGGGTACATATATAGTTTAACTTTTGTGGAGGCATTGAAGAATTAAACCTGGAAGTTGGATAATGACCAGGTAAAAACACAGAATGTAATAGCTTGTTGCTTATTATAAGTTTGTAGATTTATGTCATGTTTCTGTCTAACAGACTCTGTCAGACTTgtttaacttttgaaattgcTTCTAATCCAATgctttaaattgtatattaattcCATCTTCTTTTCTCAACCTAATCATTTCTGTTATATCATTGGGACATAGATTACATAAACTCCATTAAAGAGTTCCAAAGTGTGCGATGGTTACAAATTAATCTTactatttttagttaatttatggACATTATTTAGAAAGAAAATCTAGGTTTGagcttttattacatttatgaAACTCTAACTTATCTATCTGGTATATCAAATGTGAGTTTGGTTATAGTATCCAAAAATTTACCTATCCAATCAATACAAGTTGGGTTctcaattaacataaaaatttggtttgttCCATCAGACCCCTATTACGTTTTCAATTATAATGGAAAGTTTTGGATTAGATAATTTGGTTTGTAACATCAATTTGGATGCCTTTAGAATAAAGTTGGACTGTAAGATTAATTTGAGACTTTAACATGAAATTGGGCCTGCATTTAAAGTTTAACTATGTGCGAAGTTTATTGATTGATGAACTCGTTCTAATTAGAATGACATAATtgtattttctctttcaattgttatgattaatttaatgtcttacagaaaaataaattattataaattgatgtattattttatttatgtaaacaTATGcatgaaattatgttttaagtagagatgacaatttagacccgattttaggggccccgaccctccccgaccctaacagGGAGGGGATttcccgataaaaacggggaaaggggcggggatggggatgaaaaaaatccccgtagtcagggacgggtcggggaaggggatacatatgtccccgccccgccccgcccctcccctcccctccccaccccaccccttctcaccctttaaatttaatatattaatataataatttctaaactattaagttctagaaattataaacttgataaaatcaattaaagtgaatgaaaagtattaaatttaatgttattataaaactaccctaaatcacatacataaagagctactaatgaagagattgattattgcatattgttagattttatgaaaactttgtatttgaactaaaataataataaatattttgtagttCTTGTAGCgagtgatattttgggagaatatgatttattttatttattgaaatacataaaggaattaaaatttatatttacgggtatgaggaggggatttttccccgcggggacggggcggggatggggaggagatttttccctgcggggacggggaggggatggagaggagattttccttcgcggggaggggacggggatgggGCAAGGAcagggattgatatcccttccccgcccctccccattacCATCCCTAGTTTTAAGTTTCACCAAACTGACTGAACTAGAAAATAGATTAGGTGGatatatataatcattcatcaatgATATTAATGAAAGACCAATAGATGAATTAACGTTTGTTGATTATAGAACttaagaagttttttttttttgtttaccgGGGAATTACGCTCGGATTGATTATATGGGTAAACTTTGAGACATAATGATCAAACTTCTAATCACTGCATTAGATAAATTGAGATTTCACAGGTGTGACAAACACTTATTCCCTAATTAGTGAACATGATCGgatctattaatatttttattgaatattttttattattcaaatatatcaattttgtttgGCATTTGTTTAAGGAAATATATTGTGGTGTTTACCTAAAGAaaatttactttatattttatttattaatgtatGCATATAACAATGTTTACCAAAAAAGAACTATTATATAccttattaattgttttttcttaaattcattataattattaatatattttatttattaatgtagGCTAATAATTCCCAAATTGAAAGGAAGGAGCAAATGGCAAATGTAACACCTTTTCCAAAAGTTCTATCCTCTGGAATGAAGCGCTACTAAACTTGACTTAAAGCGCATGCActtaagggtgcgtttggttaagagtttttaagattaccttagtaatctatcttttattcccttgtttggtttgtcagtaataaaatattacagtaatcttttattaccaatactgacatgacaggtaatataagtggtaatctgattaccacttttacctcaggtatttaaagattactagggtaatcttgagtttattatagaaaaattattatttattaattttttgagataaaaataaatttatttttaattaatatgacaaataatataaaaaatatttaaaaataattatattcaaaggcatttaagtaaaataatttactagtaatcttttattacctttaatcaaacacaataattatttatatctatcaaatttaatcaaacatagtaatcatttatactcagtaatcttctaagtaatctatctttaaagtaatctttatattttagtaatcaaacattacccaaaccaaacacctccTAAATTTCATTCTATCCATGgcatgataattttataaaaaaccaaaaataccctttattaataaaatttgcaaaaatgctcaaagaatGTTAATAAACCATAACATTCATAAATCCAACTCTATAGGTGTGTAGTGAAAACATAACTATCATCCATACATGTCCTCAAATAAAACTGCAGCACCTAATgactaaaatataaagaaattctAAAATGACAATTGTACCTTCATATTCCACAGTGCCTTGACCCTCTCGCATCATAACCATTATGATCAACTACTACTTTCAAAACATAAGAAAGTAATAGAGTGAGTGATAATCACTTAGTAAATAGTAGACTTAACTTAAACTTTTACTTAATCCATATTTTGACATTGATAGAATTCATCATAATTTGATCATCATGAATACACCTTACACTCCTCTCTTAGATGACATGGATTTAATTACTCGATTACTTAACTTGGGATCGTCTTTAGTCTCATAAACATGTCTTGGAAAACTCTAAAGTTCTTAATAATCATCTAGAATTCTCTTGAAATCTGACTCATAGATGACTCTCAAACATTGATACACGAGTGAAAGCTCTTAACTTTACTATACACTGTGTTTGTAATCTTTGTGCCGATTAAACTAAATCAAGACAAAGGTTCGACACCTTAGTTATGTGAGCTAATTAATGTGCAGTCCTATTGCCCTACACACACTATAGGATTGtgataactaaattttttaatttttcgagtggaaatttttttaatatatattcaatggaattatgaaatttctttaattatattttttaaaaattgtttatattgtaggattcaattattttacacattaaattgatgttttttttttttaatttttgtttttgtgggCATATAAGAAgattagataaaaattataatggtAACTTATGGTTGTTTAagttatttatttctaatttagtGGAATGCTTTAATGAACCAAACTCAGAAACCGATTCTATTCTATGAACTAggccaaaacaaaaattttaagattcaAATAGGTGGGCTTGAAGCCCAAAgcccaaaatttttttagttaaaccCTAAACAAGCTAAGTACAATTCAATATACCCGATTGACAGGCCTAACGACGATTGATTTTAGAGCACTATCCTCAAAATTAAGATCTATCATGATAGATCAAATAGGTTGATTGGCTTAAGTCATAATGCATAAGTGAACAAAGTATTAAATAGATTTGGTATGGAAGAATTCAAGAAGTGATTTCTTCCTATGTCACATGTATATATCTCCAAAGATAAGTGGCTTCAGACacaagaagagagagagaagatgaGTTGAATCTCATATGTATATGTTATTCGATCAATCATGTATGACATATTGTGCATTCAGAttgatgttttatatgttttgaacATTTATAGTAGATATTAATTGAATCTATGTGAACATTACTAGAAGACTGTCAAAAACATCTTGAATCCCATATACATATGCTATTAGATTGATCATGTAATGTTTCTATCTAACTTTGCCAGActtgttttactttttaaattgcTTCTAATCCAATGTTTTAAATTGTACATTAATTCACTAATCTTTTCTCAACCTAATTGTAGCTATTATATTGCTATCATATCATTAGGACTACGAAATCTGATTAATAGATTGTTAGAAAGATCCCTCGTTAATGAtcgtttaaaatttaattgatattatataaactCTATCAAAGAGTTCTAAAGGGCAAGATAGTTACAAATTAATCTTGaatattgattattattttcaattatccGAAAAGTATCCATTATGGTGTCATCATCAACCATGCCTACCATGGATAAACGTACAAGTAATATATTTCAATTGTATTCATATTATAAatctattttaatcaatttataagatattatataattttcattacGTATTTGGGATTAGATTAATACATGGTATCAAAGTTACGTTCTCTTATTAGTTGTATTATGCAAAAATTGTACTTTGTTCACGAGTACCCCGATCATCACGGCCCTATTATGTTTTaagttataatgaaaaattgtgGATTAAATAATTTGGTTTGTGGCATGAATTTGGACAGTCAGATGATTTGAGACTTTAGTGTAAAGTTCGGTTGTAGCATAAATTCAGGcctttaacaaaaattgggCCTGCGTATTGCTTATTTATTTGATGAACTCAGTTTAATTAAACTGAGACATAAAATTagggaatattaattaaaataattca
Above is a genomic segment from Mangifera indica cultivar Alphonso chromosome 3, CATAS_Mindica_2.1, whole genome shotgun sequence containing:
- the LOC123209953 gene encoding homeobox protein knotted-1-like 7, with product MQEPGLGIMGGGVGGGGGEVSGDQSQRQLKAEIATHPLYEQLLAAHVSCLRVATPIDQLPLIDAQLSQSHQLQRSYASHHHQHSLSPHERQDLDNFLAQYLIVLCTFKDQLQQHVRVHAVEAVMACREIENTLQAFTGVTLGEGTGATMSDDEDELQMDFSLDQSASEGHDLMGFGPLLPTESERSLMERVRQELKIELKQGFKSRIEDVREEILRKRRAGKLPGDTTTVLKNWWQQHSKWPYPTEDDKAKLVEETGLQLKQINNWFINQRKRNWHSNSQSVTSLKSKRKR